A genome region from Arachis duranensis cultivar V14167 chromosome 6, aradu.V14167.gnm2.J7QH, whole genome shotgun sequence includes the following:
- the LOC107495100 gene encoding uncharacterized protein LOC107495100 isoform X1: MKLEVENQASTFMASLVIGFLSKKKNISLLQITSDLLLFILRMDDYLPSAHSIGRSIILQDTPIINANFILSGCLDIGDPVYTCLYCDASFWLLERVEKQSRINQPLFTLCCFQEKIQLPYLQEAPDLLYNLIHGHDSKSLQFQKKIRYYNSMFAFTSLGGKVIDSVNDETGPPQFIISGQNYHRIGSLLPQAGQVPKFAQLYIYDTKHELTHREGIFG, from the exons ATGAAGCTGGAAGTTGAAAACCAGG CAAGTACTTTCATGGCCTCTCTGGTTATAGgttttctttcaaaaaagaaaaacatttcCCTTCTACAAATCACGTCAGATCTCCTGCTCTTCATTCTTCGGATGGATGATTATCTGCCTTCTGCACATTCGATTG ggaGATCAATTATTTTGCAAGATACTCCAATTATTAATGCCAATTTCATATTATCAG GTTGTCTCGATATTGGTGACCCTGTGTATACTTGTCTATATTGTGATGCGTCGTTTTGGTTACTAGAGCGGGTTGAAAAACAGTCAAGAATTAATCAACCTCTTTTTACACTTTGTTGTTTTCAAGAAAAAATTCAATTACCGTATCTTCAGGAAGCTCcagatttattatataatttgattCATGGTCATGATAGTAAGTCTTTACAGTTTCAGAAAAAAATTCGGTATTATAATAGTATGTTTGCTTTCACTTCTCTTGGTGGTAAAGTAATAGACTCAGTGAATGATGAAACTGGCCCACCACAATTCATTATAAGTGGCCAAAATTATCATAGAATTGGAAGTTTATTACCTCAGGCTGGTCAAGTTCCGAAATTTGCCCAATTATACATATATGACACAAAACATGAGTTAACGCATAGAGAAGGAATATTTGGGTAA
- the LOC107495100 gene encoding uncharacterized protein LOC107495100 isoform X2: MIICLLHIRLGDQLFCKILQLLMPISYYQNDLWSPVDHPLFSQSEVQGCLDIGDPVYTCLYCDASFWLLERVEKQSRINQPLFTLCCFQEKIQLPYLQEAPDLLYNLIHGHDSKSLQFQKKIRYYNSMFAFTSLGGKVIDSVNDETGPPQFIISGQNYHRIGSLLPQAGQVPKFAQLYIYDTKHELTHREGIFG; the protein is encoded by the exons ATGATTATCTGCCTTCTGCACATTCGATTG ggaGATCAATTATTTTGCAAGATACTCCAATTATTAATGCCAATTTCATATTATCAG AATGATCTTTGGTCTCCTGTTGATCATCCACTTTTTTCACAAAGTGAAGTTCAAG GTTGTCTCGATATTGGTGACCCTGTGTATACTTGTCTATATTGTGATGCGTCGTTTTGGTTACTAGAGCGGGTTGAAAAACAGTCAAGAATTAATCAACCTCTTTTTACACTTTGTTGTTTTCAAGAAAAAATTCAATTACCGTATCTTCAGGAAGCTCcagatttattatataatttgattCATGGTCATGATAGTAAGTCTTTACAGTTTCAGAAAAAAATTCGGTATTATAATAGTATGTTTGCTTTCACTTCTCTTGGTGGTAAAGTAATAGACTCAGTGAATGATGAAACTGGCCCACCACAATTCATTATAAGTGGCCAAAATTATCATAGAATTGGAAGTTTATTACCTCAGGCTGGTCAAGTTCCGAAATTTGCCCAATTATACATATATGACACAAAACATGAGTTAACGCATAGAGAAGGAATATTTGGGTAA